The Achromobacter deleyi genome has a window encoding:
- a CDS encoding hemagglutinin repeat-containing protein: protein MMSKLRSLIIWSVVFTQVWTPVLAQTLPISVDKSVSGQKPTVGVTNGVPVINIAPPSAGGVSNNRYTQFNVGPSGVVLNNSGGASQTQLAGQVAGNVMLGNQRAATILNQVTAPNPSQLMGTLEVAGNRANVIVANPAGITCNGCGFLNADRATLTTGRPQVGPDGSIALDVAAGKIRVEGEGLNGTGASQVDLIARTLEINAGVWADRLNVTAGAARVDYATGAVSAQAGEGPAPEVALDTAALGGMYANSIRLIGTEAGVGVNVGGNLVALTGDLQVSASGDVRIAPSAAVQAARDLRLAAGRDLAVDGVAQAGGGAALAAGRNAEIKGAVGAGGAVEVDAAGDVNVAAQGALQAQGALRVAAGQDLTLGGSLLMGGQDVRAESGRNVRIGGNASTPGATPPANGGTGTGGSAAGGTSSGGTGAGAGAGAGGSATDGAASGASGGAAQAGADSSGLVTARGGIALTAGRDMTLPGQVTAAGALHAQAGADLTTGASAQLQSGGPATIRAGANLRVGGLVGTRGDVSLMAGRDASVSGKGAATGRLAMEAGRDLRLEAPSQWDAEGAAAAKAGGDMALAGALRANGDTALAAGGKLAIDGAVSAASGGMYISAGGDVSVGAQAQVAAAGSVGLNAGGDLQSLGKVTSLKDLSLQAARNLTLNGETLATGNLRLQAGQALTASSASRAQADGSVMADAGNALLAGMLIAGQSAQVSTRDNLRVDGTLLADAGTLKALGGGDLTLGSASVLQAGRQLDARAGGKLVADGTLSGETDILLSAGANAELNGKTVANGILRAEAGADLTIGQAGLAQGSGKLFLGAGQDLRVAGTAGTADMGQGADGILQAQAGRDLFVTGIVTAGTPATLSATRDLGIDGTVAALAGSLTADAGGQLRVGAAGRMQAAQNLAARSGGDLDSDGVIVAGGGLTLMATGDARLGGTAAALGEAAAGNLLVGGRDVTVKQGGQVQAAGTLTAQAQRDLVAAGALASVQDLMLTAARDARVDGTAASDANLTLAGRNVAVGAAGLAQAAGTLSATAQGTLLAAGSMLAGITQTLIAGDGMTVDGTVAALQGDLTLDTLGGNLVLGAASNQQAGGRLVATAGGALQALGSAAAGQGMTLRAGTDATLGGIAATQAGNVTVNANGNLTTTSNARIQAAEAIDLQAGGALQNAGILSAAGVATLLAGTALNNTGSVLAGGDINATALGALGNAGRFIAGVGEDGALSLPGSVKLTAAFITHPGISAAGKDLTLAAGGMDLSGGNLSAIGKLALTSPGDIATRNSILHGGTLDIAAATLRNQGGKLTSAGDAVLKLGGELDNSTGLIAAAGGVRIEASRVGNAGGTLAGGDLTLATPGTIDNRGGLIQADETLTLNAASLDNSATLTAASAPPKGVLGKLVSIVADRVNNQGGSISAGQDLTITTGELDNAGGEVAAQRYATVEAALLKNNQGKVMAGERLAVMLQALQGLGTLQSAQDLSFTYTGSLNQTGDIAAGRDLSMSVGGAMDNSATVSAGRDLTVTAASLNNQASGELLAGRNNTINVTHGLTNSGLIDGGSTNITAGHVDNFGRIYGNTISIRAGELVNGAGPGGGAVIASRGDLDLGVGSLVNRDHALIYAGADLRIGGALDANRKAIGQAGSLLNASATIEAAGNAAISAASLQNINTNFVSQTLPVLTVPKLYVTPAGTTDMYDMESNWFCVNDRPRCEHSNLLENDAHHGFLLPSQKYPAERYGPPFDYAPWYTGITGDKGPIARVDMPRRTVCSYQEDGKVCAPETRPGDDMPIPPKVHGYGTDARIWAVFGVTPPAGPEPQLEQGPVCRLNDGACYAAEDARRQAYEQAYYAYLARFEELDARIRAFNEDFEDRMVYTVTIYEVQETVTETRTLSSDPGKIVSGGSMTLVGTVTNDKSQIAAGGALSVSGPAINNIGAGGERTVTRVGTATVSQPSGRDRKEYSSDYQQTLAAESIELPVGTSGGYVPVSLSGGSPGASGATAPGPVLIASIGLPGGSVVRSVSNPATIPDSQLFAVNGRPDAPYVVATDPRFVGNRPTVSSDYLFDLLQQPGAPVGNSGASGSVNAGLGSRPGGLNALIPAGAKFLTPSGQPRRLGDGFYEQKLVADQILATTGQRFLEGFGDNDSQYKQLLANGAQFAVDNGIKLGAALTEAQQRQLTTDLVWLVEQTVTLPDGTTETVLVPQVYLLVREGDLKGDGTLMAGRDVKLAADGDINNSGTIGARDATVMTAANIVNQAGGLIQGSVVDLAAREDLINLVSLIKGDNVALSAGRDIALTSMSASENHGATWGSYVSGVSRVDAGNLSMQAGRDLTLTAAQVTAKDDVRLQAGRDITLGTLEESHGESLVRNKKNRHDLSTSTEVGSTIAAGGNVTLIAGQDFNARAADVSAGQQLAVGAGRDINLTAGVQTGSAYDESHFKTSGFLSSKTTHTKTALDWEQSLATTFTGDTAVLMAGRDLTVAGSNVGAQKDLVLSAERDVNILAGQNAEDSYDYKMVKKSGFGAMGGFSYGSSQQTDSLDSKKVFHNASTVGSVDGDVLINAGGALNITGSNVIARQGDITLIGREVNIGAALDTTQEKEFHEIKQTGLTLTASNPVVSAVQTGSRMADAAGKTDSAVMKGLAGATTALAAVNAYDAVLAAGAVKDATALQKAGGVSIKLSLGTSKSSSTTDRNSSSAFGSTVAAGNDLTIVAQGAGKDSDITVTGSNLSAGNNVVLKAEGDILLQAARNAFEQKTDSKSSSASIGIGYSTGGQQNGWTLELGASVGRGNANGKDESWTNTHVTAGNILAIQSGGDTTLKGATGKAEQIIASVGGNLLLESLQDSSKYDSKNKSAGFGLVLCIPPYCAGSSSVSANASTGKMNSDFKSVTEQTGLWAGDGGFLIDVKNNTTLIGSVIASSDKAVADGLNKLTTGTLITEDIKNTAKYSGSQVSVGGGFGFGGGKAGDSGLGTTKDGQVAGGATKDAGSSISTGSGGFGMGTPVVVAASGNASSVTQSGISGGTIVIRDEAGQLALTGKTAAETIASLNRDTSDTLNALKPIFDKEKIEAGFEIASEASRQMGQFLTNRAKEADALKARSEDSSLSEAERLEAKKEFYKLDSTWGPGGTYRLWSTAILGAAAGNVTGGTEQFVQAAAVNYLQGLGAAQIKALGQQLGGEGSIGHTALHAVLGCAGAAAQGASCGAGGAGALSSVVLNKLLDSLKDDQNKELSPSDRQARLDLVSSIVAGIAAAVDPSAALPAQLAAQIEGENNYLSSAQGKQKAQEILDCNSFVCTVMVEVKWEAIHHGQDVSYYTGVVAALPASLYELAKGLVTIGASPLETYAALKELFSSDDVLGKIAEAEKQSYIERITRMQEEYQRAGAGGAFNAGLEGGKLLLEVAALVSVVAGVARSGAIITEKIGAKVASRGGAGAAGAAKGAGGVVDDVAVVRPTPKQSEIDVGTDLGQGARPQVSYKNGQEVPYGTPGSVRPDWCIGSVCSVEVKNYNIATNEQGLISNVSKQALQRAENLPQGMQQQVVIDIRGQVVTDAQKNAVIKGIVQKSNGALGPTDIRFKAE, encoded by the coding sequence ATGATGTCCAAGCTTCGTTCGTTGATTATCTGGTCCGTCGTCTTCACGCAAGTCTGGACGCCGGTGCTGGCGCAGACCTTGCCGATCTCGGTCGACAAAAGCGTGTCCGGACAGAAGCCGACGGTGGGCGTGACGAATGGCGTGCCCGTCATCAACATCGCGCCGCCCTCGGCCGGAGGCGTTTCCAACAACCGCTACACCCAGTTCAACGTGGGGCCGTCGGGGGTGGTGCTGAACAACAGCGGCGGCGCCAGCCAGACGCAGCTTGCGGGGCAGGTGGCCGGCAACGTCATGCTGGGCAATCAGCGCGCCGCCACCATCCTGAACCAGGTCACCGCGCCAAACCCGTCGCAGCTGATGGGCACGCTGGAGGTCGCCGGCAACCGGGCCAACGTCATCGTCGCCAACCCGGCGGGCATCACCTGCAATGGCTGCGGCTTCCTGAACGCCGATCGCGCCACCTTGACCACCGGGCGGCCCCAGGTGGGCCCCGACGGCAGCATCGCGCTGGACGTGGCCGCGGGCAAGATCCGCGTCGAAGGCGAAGGACTGAACGGCACGGGCGCAAGCCAGGTCGACCTGATCGCCCGCACGCTGGAAATCAACGCTGGAGTCTGGGCCGACCGGCTCAACGTGACGGCGGGCGCGGCGCGCGTGGACTACGCGACGGGTGCGGTGTCGGCCCAGGCGGGCGAAGGCCCGGCGCCCGAGGTGGCGCTGGACACCGCCGCACTGGGCGGCATGTACGCCAACAGCATCCGGCTGATCGGCACCGAGGCCGGTGTCGGCGTCAACGTGGGCGGCAACCTGGTGGCCCTGACGGGCGACCTGCAGGTCAGCGCGTCGGGCGACGTGCGCATCGCGCCCAGCGCCGCCGTGCAGGCGGCGCGCGATCTGCGCCTGGCGGCCGGGCGCGACCTGGCCGTGGACGGCGTCGCGCAGGCCGGTGGCGGCGCCGCGCTCGCGGCGGGACGCAACGCCGAGATCAAGGGCGCGGTCGGCGCCGGCGGGGCGGTGGAGGTGGACGCCGCGGGCGACGTGAACGTCGCCGCGCAAGGCGCATTGCAGGCCCAGGGCGCGCTACGCGTCGCGGCCGGGCAGGATCTGACGTTGGGCGGCTCCCTGCTGATGGGCGGTCAGGACGTGCGCGCGGAGTCTGGCCGCAATGTGCGGATCGGCGGCAATGCGTCCACGCCCGGCGCGACGCCGCCGGCCAACGGCGGCACGGGCACGGGGGGCTCGGCGGCTGGTGGAACGTCGTCGGGCGGCACAGGAGCGGGCGCCGGTGCTGGCGCAGGCGGCTCCGCCACGGACGGCGCGGCATCGGGCGCGTCTGGTGGCGCAGCGCAGGCGGGGGCCGATTCCAGCGGGCTGGTGACGGCCAGGGGCGGCATCGCCCTGACGGCCGGTCGGGATATGACGCTGCCCGGGCAGGTCACCGCCGCGGGCGCGCTGCATGCGCAGGCCGGCGCGGACCTGACCACCGGCGCAAGCGCCCAGTTGCAGTCGGGCGGACCCGCGACGATACGCGCCGGCGCGAACCTGCGCGTGGGCGGTCTGGTCGGCACGCGCGGCGATGTGTCGTTGATGGCGGGACGCGACGCCTCGGTGTCGGGCAAGGGCGCAGCCACCGGCCGCCTGGCCATGGAGGCGGGACGCGACCTGCGCCTGGAGGCGCCCTCGCAGTGGGACGCCGAAGGCGCCGCGGCCGCGAAGGCCGGCGGCGATATGGCGCTGGCCGGCGCGCTGCGCGCCAACGGCGACACCGCCCTGGCGGCCGGCGGAAAGCTGGCGATCGACGGCGCGGTCTCGGCCGCGTCCGGCGGCATGTACATCTCCGCCGGCGGCGACGTATCCGTGGGCGCTCAGGCGCAAGTGGCGGCGGCCGGCTCCGTCGGCCTGAACGCCGGCGGCGACCTGCAAAGCTTGGGCAAGGTCACGTCACTGAAAGACCTGTCGCTGCAGGCGGCGCGCAACCTGACGCTGAACGGCGAAACGCTCGCCACCGGCAATCTGCGCCTGCAGGCGGGCCAGGCCCTGACGGCGTCTTCCGCGTCGCGTGCTCAGGCCGACGGCTCGGTCATGGCCGACGCGGGCAATGCATTGCTGGCTGGCATGCTTATCGCGGGCCAATCCGCCCAAGTCAGCACGCGGGACAACCTGCGCGTGGACGGCACGCTGCTGGCCGACGCCGGCACGCTAAAGGCCCTCGGCGGCGGCGACCTGACGCTGGGCAGCGCCAGCGTGCTGCAGGCGGGACGGCAGCTTGACGCGCGGGCCGGCGGCAAGCTGGTCGCGGACGGCACGCTCTCCGGTGAGACAGACATTCTTCTGTCGGCCGGCGCCAACGCCGAACTGAACGGCAAGACGGTCGCCAACGGGATCCTGCGCGCCGAAGCGGGCGCGGACCTGACCATAGGCCAGGCGGGCCTGGCGCAGGGCAGCGGCAAGCTGTTCCTGGGCGCGGGCCAGGACCTGCGCGTGGCAGGCACGGCAGGCACCGCCGACATGGGGCAGGGCGCCGACGGCATCCTGCAGGCCCAGGCGGGCCGGGACCTGTTCGTGACCGGCATCGTCACCGCAGGCACCCCCGCCACCTTGTCCGCCACGCGCGACCTTGGCATCGACGGCACGGTGGCCGCGCTGGCAGGCAGCCTGACGGCCGACGCCGGCGGACAGTTGCGCGTGGGTGCAGCCGGCCGCATGCAGGCCGCGCAGAACCTGGCCGCCCGATCGGGCGGCGACCTGGATTCCGACGGCGTCATCGTCGCGGGCGGCGGCCTTACGCTGATGGCCACGGGCGATGCGCGCCTGGGCGGCACGGCGGCCGCGCTGGGCGAGGCCGCCGCCGGCAACCTGCTCGTGGGCGGGCGCGATGTGACCGTCAAGCAGGGCGGGCAGGTACAAGCTGCGGGTACGCTGACGGCGCAGGCCCAACGCGACCTCGTCGCCGCCGGTGCGCTGGCCTCGGTGCAGGACTTGATGCTGACCGCGGCACGCGACGCGCGCGTGGACGGTACGGCGGCCAGCGACGCGAATCTGACGCTGGCGGGCCGCAACGTGGCCGTCGGCGCCGCCGGGCTGGCGCAAGCCGCCGGCACGCTTAGCGCCACGGCGCAAGGCACGCTGCTCGCCGCGGGCAGCATGCTGGCGGGCATCACGCAAACGCTAATCGCGGGCGACGGCATGACCGTGGACGGCACCGTCGCGGCATTGCAGGGCGACCTGACGCTGGACACGCTGGGGGGCAATCTGGTCCTGGGAGCCGCGTCGAACCAGCAGGCCGGCGGCAGACTGGTCGCCACCGCGGGCGGTGCGCTGCAGGCCCTGGGATCGGCCGCTGCGGGACAAGGCATGACCTTGCGCGCGGGCACGGACGCCACGCTGGGCGGCATCGCCGCCACGCAGGCGGGCAACGTGACCGTCAACGCCAACGGCAATCTGACGACAACCTCCAACGCCCGCATCCAGGCCGCCGAAGCCATCGACCTGCAGGCAGGCGGCGCGCTGCAGAACGCGGGCATCCTGTCGGCCGCGGGCGTGGCCACCTTGCTGGCGGGCACGGCCCTCAACAACACCGGCTCGGTGCTGGCGGGCGGCGACATCAACGCCACCGCGCTCGGCGCGCTGGGCAACGCCGGCCGCTTCATCGCGGGCGTCGGCGAAGACGGCGCGCTCAGCCTGCCGGGCAGCGTCAAGCTGACCGCGGCCTTCATCACCCATCCGGGCATCAGCGCGGCCGGCAAGGACCTGACGCTTGCCGCGGGCGGTATGGACCTGTCCGGCGGCAACCTTTCCGCCATCGGCAAACTCGCGCTCACCTCGCCCGGCGACATCGCCACGCGCAACTCCATCCTGCACGGCGGCACGCTCGACATCGCCGCCGCCACCCTGCGCAACCAGGGCGGCAAGCTGACGTCCGCCGGCGACGCCGTGCTGAAACTGGGCGGCGAACTGGACAACTCCACCGGCCTGATCGCCGCCGCTGGCGGCGTGCGGATCGAAGCGTCGCGGGTCGGCAATGCCGGCGGTACGCTGGCGGGCGGTGACCTGACCCTTGCCACGCCTGGGACCATAGACAACCGGGGCGGCCTGATCCAGGCCGACGAAACCCTGACCCTGAACGCCGCCAGCCTGGACAACAGCGCCACGCTGACCGCCGCTTCCGCTCCGCCCAAAGGCGTGCTGGGCAAGCTGGTCTCCATCGTCGCCGACCGCGTCAACAACCAGGGCGGCTCCATCAGCGCCGGCCAGGACCTCACGATCACCACGGGGGAACTGGACAACGCCGGCGGCGAAGTCGCCGCACAGCGCTACGCGACGGTCGAGGCCGCGCTCCTGAAGAACAACCAGGGCAAGGTGATGGCGGGCGAACGTCTCGCCGTCATGCTCCAGGCCCTGCAAGGCCTGGGCACCCTGCAATCCGCGCAGGACCTGTCCTTCACCTACACCGGCTCGCTCAACCAGACCGGCGACATCGCCGCCGGCCGGGACCTGAGCATGTCCGTTGGCGGAGCCATGGACAACAGCGCCACCGTCAGCGCCGGCCGCGACCTGACCGTCACGGCCGCCTCGCTCAACAACCAGGCCAGCGGCGAACTGCTGGCCGGGCGCAACAACACCATCAACGTCACCCACGGCCTGACCAACTCGGGCCTCATCGACGGCGGCTCGACCAACATCACCGCTGGCCACGTCGACAACTTCGGCCGCATCTACGGCAACACCATATCAATTCGCGCGGGGGAGCTCGTCAACGGCGCGGGCCCGGGCGGCGGCGCCGTCATCGCTTCGCGCGGCGACCTGGACCTGGGAGTCGGATCGCTGGTGAACCGCGACCACGCGCTGATCTACGCAGGCGCCGACCTGCGCATCGGTGGCGCGCTGGACGCCAACCGCAAGGCCATCGGCCAGGCAGGGTCGCTGTTGAACGCATCGGCCACCATCGAGGCGGCCGGAAACGCGGCGATCTCGGCCGCGTCGCTGCAGAACATCAACACCAACTTCGTCAGCCAGACGCTGCCGGTGCTGACGGTCCCCAAGCTGTACGTGACCCCGGCGGGCACGACGGACATGTACGACATGGAGAGCAACTGGTTCTGCGTGAACGATCGTCCCCGGTGCGAACACAGCAACCTTCTGGAGAATGACGCGCATCACGGTTTCCTGCTGCCGTCGCAAAAGTACCCCGCCGAGCGCTATGGTCCGCCATTTGACTATGCGCCCTGGTACACGGGTATTACGGGCGACAAAGGACCGATCGCCCGCGTCGATATGCCCAGAAGAACAGTCTGTTCTTATCAGGAGGATGGCAAGGTCTGCGCGCCGGAAACACGGCCCGGAGACGATATGCCTATTCCTCCGAAGGTGCACGGCTATGGCACGGATGCGCGGATTTGGGCGGTCTTCGGGGTGACGCCTCCTGCAGGGCCTGAGCCGCAGCTGGAGCAGGGGCCGGTATGCCGCCTGAATGACGGGGCTTGCTATGCGGCTGAGGATGCTCGCCGTCAGGCCTACGAACAGGCCTATTACGCCTACCTGGCGCGTTTCGAGGAACTGGATGCGCGCATCCGCGCGTTCAATGAAGACTTCGAAGACCGTATGGTGTACACCGTCACGATCTACGAGGTCCAGGAAACCGTCACCGAAACCCGCACCCTTTCTTCCGACCCTGGCAAGATCGTGTCGGGCGGCTCGATGACGCTGGTCGGCACCGTCACCAACGACAAGAGCCAGATCGCTGCAGGCGGAGCGCTGTCGGTAAGCGGTCCGGCCATCAACAACATCGGGGCCGGCGGCGAGCGCACTGTCACGCGGGTGGGCACGGCCACAGTGTCTCAACCAAGCGGCAGAGACCGCAAGGAATACTCCAGCGACTACCAGCAAACCCTGGCCGCGGAATCCATCGAACTGCCCGTCGGCACCTCCGGCGGCTACGTCCCGGTCTCGCTCAGCGGCGGCTCGCCCGGCGCCAGCGGCGCCACCGCGCCCGGCCCGGTGCTTATCGCCAGCATCGGCCTGCCCGGCGGCAGCGTCGTGCGCAGTGTCTCCAACCCGGCCACCATCCCGGACAGCCAGCTCTTCGCCGTCAACGGCCGGCCCGACGCGCCTTACGTGGTCGCCACCGACCCGCGCTTCGTCGGCAACCGCCCGACCGTATCCAGCGACTACCTGTTCGACCTGCTGCAGCAGCCGGGCGCGCCCGTCGGCAACAGCGGCGCCTCCGGATCCGTCAACGCCGGCCTGGGCAGCCGTCCCGGCGGCCTGAACGCCCTGATCCCCGCCGGCGCGAAATTCCTCACCCCGTCCGGCCAGCCCCGTCGCCTGGGCGACGGCTTCTATGAACAGAAACTGGTCGCCGACCAGATCCTGGCCACCACCGGCCAGCGCTTCCTGGAAGGCTTCGGCGACAACGACAGCCAGTACAAGCAACTGCTCGCCAACGGCGCCCAGTTCGCGGTGGACAACGGCATCAAGCTCGGCGCGGCGCTCACCGAAGCGCAGCAGCGCCAGCTCACCACCGACCTCGTCTGGCTGGTCGAACAAACCGTCACGCTGCCCGACGGCACCACCGAGACCGTGCTGGTCCCGCAGGTATACCTGCTGGTGCGCGAAGGCGACCTGAAGGGCGATGGCACCCTCATGGCCGGCCGCGACGTCAAGCTTGCGGCCGACGGTGACATCAACAACAGCGGCACCATCGGCGCGCGCGACGCTACCGTCATGACCGCCGCCAACATCGTCAACCAGGCCGGCGGCCTGATCCAGGGCTCTGTCGTCGACCTGGCCGCGCGCGAAGACCTGATCAACCTGGTCTCGCTGATCAAGGGCGACAACGTCGCCCTGTCGGCGGGCCGCGACATCGCGTTGACGTCCATGTCCGCTTCGGAGAACCACGGCGCGACCTGGGGTTCATACGTCTCCGGCGTATCGCGCGTGGACGCCGGCAACCTCAGCATGCAGGCCGGCCGCGACCTGACCCTGACGGCGGCGCAAGTCACAGCCAAGGACGACGTGCGCCTGCAGGCGGGCCGGGACATCACGCTGGGCACGCTTGAGGAAAGCCATGGCGAATCGCTGGTGAGGAACAAGAAAAATCGGCATGACCTGAGCACCAGCACAGAGGTCGGGTCGACCATCGCCGCGGGCGGCAACGTCACGCTGATTGCGGGTCAGGATTTCAATGCGCGTGCTGCTGATGTCTCCGCCGGTCAGCAGCTCGCCGTGGGCGCAGGCCGTGATATCAACCTGACCGCCGGCGTGCAGACCGGCTCGGCCTACGACGAATCCCACTTCAAGACCAGTGGGTTCTTGTCGTCGAAGACCACGCACACCAAAACGGCCCTGGACTGGGAACAGTCCCTGGCCACCACCTTCACCGGCGACACGGCTGTGCTGATGGCCGGACGCGACCTGACCGTGGCGGGCTCGAACGTCGGCGCGCAAAAAGACCTGGTACTGTCGGCCGAGCGCGACGTCAACATCCTGGCCGGCCAGAACGCCGAGGACAGCTACGACTACAAAATGGTCAAGAAGTCCGGCTTTGGCGCCATGGGCGGTTTCAGCTATGGCTCCAGCCAACAGACGGACTCGCTGGACAGCAAGAAGGTCTTCCACAACGCCAGCACCGTCGGCAGCGTGGATGGCGACGTGCTCATCAACGCCGGCGGCGCCCTGAACATCACGGGCAGCAACGTCATCGCGCGGCAGGGCGACATCACGCTGATCGGCAGGGAAGTGAACATCGGCGCGGCGCTGGACACGACGCAAGAGAAGGAATTTCACGAGATCAAGCAGACGGGGTTGACCCTTACTGCGAGCAACCCGGTGGTCAGCGCTGTGCAGACCGGATCACGGATGGCTGACGCCGCGGGCAAGACGGATAGTGCAGTCATGAAGGGCTTGGCTGGCGCAACGACTGCTCTGGCGGCCGTCAACGCCTATGACGCCGTTCTGGCTGCGGGGGCTGTCAAAGACGCTACCGCGCTCCAAAAGGCCGGCGGCGTGAGCATCAAGCTCAGCCTGGGCACCAGCAAGAGCAGCAGCACGACCGACCGCAATTCGTCCAGCGCCTTCGGCTCGACCGTCGCCGCGGGCAACGATCTGACCATCGTCGCGCAAGGCGCGGGCAAGGACTCGGACATCACCGTCACGGGCTCGAACCTGTCGGCGGGCAACAACGTGGTGCTCAAGGCCGAAGGCGACATCCTGCTGCAAGCGGCCCGCAACGCCTTCGAGCAAAAGACCGACAGCAAGAGCAGCAGCGCAAGCATCGGCATTGGCTATTCCACTGGAGGCCAGCAGAACGGCTGGACGCTGGAACTGGGCGCCTCGGTCGGACGCGGCAACGCCAACGGGAAGGACGAAAGCTGGACCAACACCCACGTCACCGCCGGCAACATACTGGCGATCCAGTCAGGCGGCGACACCACGCTCAAGGGCGCGACAGGCAAGGCCGAGCAGATCATCGCGTCGGTAGGCGGCAACCTGCTGCTGGAGAGCTTGCAGGACAGCAGCAAGTACGACTCCAAGAACAAGAGCGCGGGCTTTGGGCTGGTCTTGTGCATTCCGCCGTATTGCGCGGGTTCGAGCAGCGTCTCGGCCAACGCCAGCACCGGCAAGATGAACAGCGACTTCAAGTCCGTCACGGAGCAGACGGGCCTGTGGGCGGGCGACGGCGGCTTCCTGATCGACGTCAAGAACAACACCACGCTGATCGGCAGCGTCATCGCCAGCAGCGACAAGGCGGTGGCTGATGGGCTGAACAAACTGACTACAGGAACGCTGATCACCGAGGACATCAAGAACACCGCCAAGTACAGCGGTAGCCAGGTGTCGGTGGGCGGAGGTTTTGGGTTTGGCGGTGGCAAGGCGGGCGACTCGGGCCTGGGCACCACCAAGGACGGGCAGGTGGCCGGTGGCGCGACCAAGGATGCGGGTTCGTCGATATCGACGGGCAGCGGCGGATTTGGGATGGGAACGCCGGTCGTGGTCGCGGCCAGCGGCAACGCCAGCTCGGTCACGCAAAGCGGCATCAGCGGCGGGACGATCGTCATTCGTGACGAGGCAGGGCAGCTGGCGCTGACTGGTAAGACTGCCGCGGAAACGATTGCGTCGTTGAACCGGGATACGTCGGACACGTTGAATGCGCTGAAGCCGATCTTTGACAAGGAAAAGATCGAGGCGGGGTTTGAGATTGCGTCGGAAGCCAGCCGGCAGATGGGGCAGTTTTTGACGAATCGGGCGAAGGAGGCGGACGCGCTAAAGGCGCGCTCGGAAGACAGTTCACTGTCCGAAGCCGAACGTCTTGAAGCGAAAAAGGAGTTTTACAAGCTGGATAGCACATGGGGCCCGGGCGGGACTTATCGCCTCTGGAGCACTGCTATTCTTGGAGCCGCCGCTGGGAATGTCACAGGCGGAACCGAGCAGTTCGTACAAGCCGCCGCGGTTAACTATCTCCAAGGTTTGGGAGCCGCGCAGATTAAGGCGCTAGGGCAGCAGCTTGGGGGAGAGGGCTCTATTGGCCATACGGCTCTGCACGCTGTTTTAGGCTGCGCAGGGGCCGCGGCGCAAGGCGCATCGTGTGGCGCAGGTGGTGCAGGCGCGCTTTCGAGTGTCGTGCTGAACAAGCTGCTCGATAGCCTGAAGGATGACCAGAATAAGGAACTATCGCCGTCAGACCGACAGGCCCGTCTTGACTTGGTCAGCAGTATCGTCGCCGGTATCGCAGCAGCGGTCGATCCTTCCGCGGCACTGCCCGCACAACTCGCTGCGCAAATAGAAGGTGAGAACAACTACCTCAGCTCGGCGCAGGGCAAGCAGAAAGCTCAGGAGATTCTGGACTGCAACTCCTTTGTCTGCACGGTCATGGTGGAAGTCAAATGGGAGGCAATTCACCATGGGCAGGACGTCAGTTACTACACAGGCGTGGTGGCGGCGCTCCCGGCAAGTTTGTACGAGCTTGCGAAGGGTCTGGTGACGATTGGCGCGAGCCCGCTGGAAACCTATGCCGCGTTGAAGGAGCTATTCAGCAGTGATGATGTGCTCGGCAAAATTGCCGAGGCGGAGAAGCAGTCATATATAGAACGCATTACTCGAATGCAAGAGGAATACCAACGGGCAGGTGCCGGTGGGGCGTTCAATGCGGGGTTGGAAGGTGGCAAGTTGCTCCTTGAAGTTGCCGCCCTTGTATCGGTGGTAGCGGGAGTGGCCAGAAGTGGGGCGATAATTACCGAGAAGATCGGGGCGAAGGTTGCGAGTAGGGGAGGGGCTGGAGCGGCGGGTGCTGCAAAAGGCGCAGGCGGGGTGGTGGATGATGTTGCTGTTGTCCGGCCAACGCCCAAACAGTCCGAGATAGATGTTGGAACTGACCTTGGCCAAGGGGCTCGACCGCAAGTCAGTTACAAGAACGGGCAAGAAGTACCTTACGGCACACCGGGCAGTGTTCGCCCCGACTGGTGTATTGGTAGCGTGTGCAGTGTTGAGGTAAAGAACTACAATATTGCGACAAATGAGCAGGGTTTAATTAGTAATGTTTCAAAGCAGGCACTGCAGCGTGCGGAGAATTTACCGCAAGGTATGCAACAGCAAGTGGTTATTGATATTCGTGGTCAAGTTGTAACGGATGCACAAAAAAACGCAGTGATTAAAGGTATTGTGCAGAAATCAAACGGCGCGCTCGGGCCGACTGACATAAGGTTTAAAGCTGAATGA